One window from the genome of Vibrio vulnificus NBRC 15645 = ATCC 27562 encodes:
- the tyrA gene encoding bifunctional chorismate mutase/prephenate dehydrogenase has product MAVELNALRDQIDAVDKQMLELLAQRLALVEQVGHVKSQHGLPIYAPDREAAMLASRRAEAEKIGVPPQLIEDILRRTMRESYASEKDSGFKCLNPELRSVVIIGGHGQLGGLFARMFTLSGYQVKILGSKDWHRADEILDGAGLVVVTVPIHLTEGVIEKLTQLPSDCILCDLTSIKSKPLKTMLDVHSGPVVGLHPMFGPDVPSLAKQVIVYCDGRGAEQYQWLLQQFKIWGASLCQIEASEHDHGMTLIQALRHFTSFAYGMHLSQENPSLDKLLKLSSPIYRLELAMVGRLFAQDPNLYGDIILSSQENIDMIKRFHRRFGEALEMLDQHDKTRFVERFTQVSDWFGGYSQQFMAESQNLLKQANDNLHRD; this is encoded by the coding sequence ATGGCAGTTGAACTGAACGCATTGCGTGACCAGATTGATGCAGTAGACAAACAGATGTTGGAGCTATTGGCTCAGCGTTTGGCATTGGTAGAGCAAGTTGGTCATGTGAAAAGCCAACATGGCTTACCCATTTATGCACCCGATAGAGAAGCGGCGATGTTGGCCTCTCGTCGTGCAGAAGCAGAAAAAATCGGTGTGCCACCACAGCTTATTGAAGATATTTTGCGACGTACCATGCGCGAATCTTATGCCAGTGAAAAAGACTCCGGTTTTAAATGTTTGAATCCTGAGCTGCGCTCTGTGGTAATTATTGGCGGCCATGGTCAATTAGGTGGTCTGTTTGCTCGTATGTTTACCCTCTCGGGTTACCAAGTCAAAATCTTAGGCAGTAAAGATTGGCACCGCGCTGATGAGATATTGGATGGGGCTGGATTGGTGGTGGTCACTGTGCCGATTCATTTAACCGAAGGTGTGATTGAAAAGCTGACCCAACTGCCATCGGATTGCATCTTGTGTGACCTTACTTCGATCAAATCGAAGCCGCTGAAAACCATGCTCGATGTGCACTCGGGGCCGGTTGTTGGTTTGCACCCTATGTTTGGTCCCGATGTGCCGAGTTTAGCCAAGCAAGTGATTGTCTACTGTGATGGTCGAGGCGCTGAGCAATATCAGTGGTTACTGCAGCAGTTTAAAATTTGGGGTGCAAGCTTGTGCCAAATTGAGGCCAGCGAACATGACCACGGCATGACGTTAATTCAAGCGTTAAGGCACTTTACCTCCTTTGCGTACGGCATGCATTTGAGTCAGGAAAATCCAAGTCTGGATAAACTGCTGAAACTGAGCTCGCCCATTTATCGTCTTGAGTTAGCGATGGTGGGGCGTCTGTTTGCCCAAGATCCAAATTTGTATGGTGACATTATTCTTTCGTCGCAAGAGAACATCGACATGATCAAGCGTTTCCATCGCCGCTTTGGCGAGGCGCTAGAGATGTTAGATCAGCACGATAAAACGCGTTTTGTTGAACGTTTTACTCAAGTGAGTGACTGGTTTGGTGGTTACTCGCAGCAGTTTATGGCGGAAAGCCAAAATTTGCTCAAACAAGCGAATGACAACTTGCATCGCGATTAA
- the nagZ gene encoding beta-N-acetylhexosaminidase: protein MGPLWVDVAGYELNAEDKEILQHPSVGGLILFTRNYHDSEQLLALTSAIRQVVKRPFLIGVDQEGGRVQRFREGFSPIPAAAEYAKQANGEAMAQMGGWLMAAELIAHDIDLSFAPVLDQGFGCKAIGNRAFGEDSQAILRHSSAYMQGMKAVGMATTGKHFPGHGGVVADSHLETPFDQRSDIVEQDMAIFKAQIDAGILDAMMPAHVIYPHYDPQPASGSEYWLKQVLRQQLGFKGLIFSDDLTMEGAAVMGGPADRALQALNAGCDMLLMCNKRDAQVAALDALPIVEVPLALSLLKKRSFSLSELKLAPQWKEARENMLRIVGH from the coding sequence ATGGGGCCACTTTGGGTTGATGTCGCAGGTTATGAACTGAATGCAGAAGACAAAGAAATTTTACAGCATCCATCCGTTGGCGGATTGATCTTATTTACCCGCAACTATCACGATAGTGAACAGCTGTTGGCGCTCACATCGGCCATTCGTCAAGTGGTCAAGCGTCCTTTTCTGATTGGTGTCGACCAAGAGGGAGGGCGAGTGCAGCGTTTCCGTGAGGGTTTTTCTCCGATTCCCGCCGCGGCAGAGTATGCCAAACAGGCCAATGGGGAAGCAATGGCACAAATGGGCGGTTGGCTGATGGCGGCCGAACTGATTGCCCATGATATCGACCTGAGTTTTGCGCCCGTGTTAGACCAAGGCTTTGGATGTAAAGCGATTGGTAACCGAGCGTTTGGTGAAGACTCGCAGGCTATTTTGCGCCATAGCAGCGCCTACATGCAGGGCATGAAAGCGGTGGGGATGGCAACCACGGGCAAACACTTCCCTGGTCATGGCGGCGTAGTAGCCGATTCGCATCTTGAAACCCCGTTTGACCAAAGAAGCGATATTGTTGAGCAGGATATGGCGATCTTCAAAGCGCAAATTGATGCGGGAATCTTAGACGCCATGATGCCTGCGCATGTGATTTACCCGCATTACGACCCTCAACCAGCGAGTGGTTCAGAATATTGGTTAAAACAGGTGTTACGCCAGCAATTAGGCTTCAAGGGCTTAATTTTTTCTGATGATCTCACCATGGAAGGGGCCGCCGTGATGGGAGGCCCTGCAGATAGGGCTTTACAAGCATTGAATGCGGGCTGTGACATGCTTTTGATGTGCAATAAACGTGATGCTCAAGTGGCCGCCTTGGATGCACTGCCTATCGTCGAGGTTCCTTTGGCATTATCTTTGTTGAAGAAACGCAGCTTCAGCCTCTCTGAACTGAAATTGGCGCCGCAATGGAAAGAAGCAAGAGAAAACATGCTACGTATAGTGGGCCACTAA
- a CDS encoding 3-deoxy-7-phosphoheptulonate synthase has protein sequence MQKSELSNINISDEQVLITPEKLKQKLPLSDNARRFIQESRNTVANIIHKQDHRLLVVCGPCSIHDLDAAKDYARRLKALSAELSDQLYIVMRVYFEKPRTTVGWKGLINDPHLDGSFDIEHGLHVGRQLLVELAEMEIPLATEALDPISPQYLADTFSWAAIGARTTESQTHREMASGLSMPIGFKNGTDGSLSTAINAMQAASSSHRFMGINTEGQVALLTTQGNPNGHVILRGGKQTNYDSVSVAECEQDMAKVGLDASLMVDCSHANSRKDYRRQPLVAEDVIHQIREGNKSIIGLMIESHINEGNQSSDLPLSEMQYGVSITDACINWQATEALLRKAHKELVPHLENRLK, from the coding sequence ATGCAGAAAAGTGAACTAAGCAATATCAATATCAGCGATGAACAAGTTCTGATTACGCCAGAAAAGCTAAAACAGAAACTGCCACTGAGCGACAACGCCCGCCGCTTCATTCAAGAATCGCGTAATACCGTTGCCAATATTATTCATAAGCAAGATCATCGCCTGCTGGTGGTTTGTGGCCCTTGTTCTATTCACGATCTGGACGCAGCAAAGGATTACGCGCGCCGCTTAAAAGCGCTCTCTGCCGAGTTAAGCGATCAGCTGTATATTGTGATGCGTGTTTACTTTGAAAAACCTCGTACTACTGTGGGTTGGAAAGGGCTCATCAACGACCCTCATCTGGACGGTAGCTTCGATATTGAGCATGGTCTGCATGTTGGCCGTCAATTGCTGGTAGAACTGGCTGAAATGGAGATCCCTCTGGCGACAGAAGCGCTCGACCCAATTAGCCCGCAGTACTTGGCTGATACATTCAGTTGGGCTGCGATTGGTGCGCGCACGACAGAATCACAAACTCACCGTGAAATGGCCAGTGGTTTGTCTATGCCGATTGGTTTTAAAAATGGCACGGATGGCAGCTTGTCAACGGCGATCAACGCAATGCAAGCGGCCTCTTCCAGCCACCGTTTTATGGGGATCAATACGGAAGGCCAAGTGGCATTGCTGACAACTCAAGGTAACCCAAATGGTCATGTGATTCTGCGTGGTGGTAAGCAGACCAACTACGACTCTGTGTCGGTGGCGGAGTGTGAGCAAGACATGGCCAAAGTGGGTTTGGATGCGTCATTGATGGTGGATTGTAGCCATGCCAATTCACGCAAAGATTACCGTCGTCAGCCTTTAGTCGCTGAAGATGTGATTCATCAAATTCGCGAAGGCAACAAATCGATCATTGGTTTGATGATTGAAAGCCACATTAATGAAGGTAATCAATCCTCAGATTTACCGCTTTCTGAGATGCAGTACGGTGTTTCTATTACCGACGCCTGTATCAATTGGCAGGCAACTGAGGCACTATTGCGTAAAGCACACAAAGAGTTAGTGCCGCATTTAGAAAACCGTCTCAAATAA
- the trpR gene encoding trp operon repressor yields the protein MSQQPEYTDWQQIVDLVKHSVEQKQHDMLLTMLMTPDEREALVSRVNIVRELLKGELSQRQISQMLGVGIATITRGSNELKLKSDEDKARLNQLLEGTKKGG from the coding sequence ATGTCGCAACAACCAGAATATACAGACTGGCAACAAATTGTGGATTTGGTCAAGCACAGTGTCGAGCAAAAACAGCATGATATGTTATTGACGATGCTAATGACGCCTGACGAACGTGAAGCTTTAGTCTCTAGAGTGAACATCGTTCGTGAGTTACTGAAAGGCGAGCTTTCCCAACGACAAATCAGCCAAATGTTGGGTGTTGGTATTGCGACGATTACTCGAGGTTCCAACGAGCTGAAGTTAAAGTCAGATGAAGACAAAGCGCGCTTGAATCAGTTATTGGAAGGGACGAAAAAAGGCGGTTGA
- a CDS encoding M23 family metallopeptidase: protein MSKKITMQIPTKNGDQLFYLGKGTVATLLLSITAFPLVLGGGWYWYQQQSEQSQQLRAQLDVLTSEKQQLMADYQEQLDTNHSLSQTLTEKSNQIQLLGKRVFDVESVLGIADEEVIVDENSLEERIDTAAIDSAVRATMFRLIPNDSPISYLRVSSSFGRRTNPISGKRHTHTGIDLTCKRGEEIVAPADGVIETVRPSKKGFGNFITMRHSFGFMSSYAHLQSFNVKSGQFVSKGDVIATCGNSGNSTGPHLHYEVRFLGRALNPQYTMDWNQENFNYLFEKEKTVKWSPLVKMIDNVVRLQVNLTKSPYRDTSIDTVSSEENTLDPSLQTN, encoded by the coding sequence ATGTCGAAAAAAATTACTATGCAGATCCCCACTAAAAATGGGGATCAGCTTTTTTATTTGGGTAAAGGTACCGTTGCTACCCTACTGCTCTCTATCACCGCTTTTCCATTGGTACTCGGTGGCGGCTGGTATTGGTATCAACAACAAAGCGAACAATCCCAACAATTGCGTGCTCAACTTGATGTATTGACATCAGAAAAGCAGCAATTGATGGCCGACTACCAAGAGCAGCTTGATACCAATCACTCTCTGTCGCAGACGTTAACCGAAAAAAGCAACCAAATTCAGTTGCTAGGCAAACGGGTATTTGATGTGGAATCCGTACTCGGCATTGCCGATGAAGAGGTCATCGTCGATGAGAACTCTCTGGAAGAGCGCATCGATACCGCTGCTATTGACTCTGCGGTGCGAGCCACCATGTTCCGTTTGATCCCAAATGATTCACCAATCTCTTACTTGCGTGTCTCTTCTTCGTTCGGACGTCGAACCAATCCTATCTCTGGTAAACGCCATACCCATACCGGTATCGATCTCACCTGTAAACGCGGGGAAGAAATTGTGGCACCTGCTGATGGGGTGATTGAGACAGTGCGTCCAAGTAAGAAAGGCTTTGGCAACTTCATCACCATGCGCCATTCTTTTGGTTTCATGAGCTCTTATGCGCATTTGCAGAGCTTCAACGTCAAAAGCGGCCAATTTGTCAGTAAAGGCGATGTGATTGCCACCTGTGGTAACTCAGGAAACTCAACCGGCCCTCACCTGCATTACGAAGTGCGTTTTTTGGGCCGAGCCCTCAATCCACAGTACACCATGGATTGGAACCAAGAGAACTTCAACTATCTGTTTGAAAAAGAGAAAACGGTAAAATGGAGTCCTTTGGTCAAGATGATTGATAACGTGGTTCGCTTACAAGTCAATCTCACCAAATCTCCCTATCGTGACACCAGTATTGACACGGTTTCCAGTGAAGAGAATACCCTCGACCCAAGCTTACAAACCAACTAA
- a CDS encoding anhydro-N-acetylmuramic acid kinase, with protein MNLHYNGLHDENTMEMSVSTKELYIGVMSGTSMDGVDCALVEFDQEQVRLIAHSDYPMPADLRQQLLSVCTGQTTNLKQIGELDHRLGHLFADAVMDLLNQTSVDASQIRAIGNHGQTVFHQPNGAFPFTIQLGDANIIATRTNIDTVADFRRKDMALGGQGAPLVPAFHQNVFALQDSTTVVLNIGGIANISVLHPTRPVLGYDTGPGNMLMDAWCETHTQQNYDKDAQFALQGEVNEALLNTLLQEPYLHQDAPKSTGRELFNMEWLAAKLQGQNYRSEDVQRTLCEYTALTISKEVERFRYGPTPQLLVCGGGARNPLLMQRLQQQLPHWQVSTTDAKGISGDYMEAMAFAWLAYRHLHRLPSNLPEVTGASRLASLGVLYPKA; from the coding sequence ATGAATTTGCATTACAATGGTTTGCATGATGAAAACACAATGGAAATGAGTGTGAGCACAAAAGAGTTGTATATCGGTGTCATGTCCGGCACGAGTATGGATGGGGTAGATTGTGCCCTCGTGGAGTTCGACCAAGAGCAAGTCCGCTTAATTGCCCACAGTGACTACCCGATGCCAGCAGACTTGCGCCAGCAACTGCTCTCCGTTTGCACCGGTCAAACCACCAACTTAAAGCAGATCGGCGAACTTGATCACCGCCTCGGTCATCTCTTTGCCGATGCCGTGATGGATTTACTCAACCAAACAAGCGTCGATGCGAGCCAGATTCGCGCTATCGGTAATCATGGCCAGACGGTATTTCATCAGCCGAATGGCGCGTTTCCTTTTACCATCCAATTGGGCGACGCCAACATTATTGCCACCCGCACCAACATTGACACCGTGGCAGATTTTCGTCGCAAAGACATGGCATTGGGTGGTCAAGGCGCTCCTTTGGTTCCGGCCTTTCACCAAAATGTGTTCGCGCTGCAAGATTCCACGACCGTGGTGTTGAACATCGGCGGGATTGCCAATATCTCCGTGCTCCACCCAACTCGCCCCGTTCTTGGTTACGACACAGGACCTGGGAATATGTTGATGGATGCTTGGTGTGAAACACACACACAACAGAATTACGACAAAGACGCGCAGTTTGCTCTCCAAGGAGAGGTGAACGAGGCATTACTGAATACGCTGTTGCAAGAGCCTTATTTACATCAAGACGCTCCAAAGAGCACTGGGCGCGAGCTTTTCAACATGGAATGGCTGGCAGCAAAATTACAGGGGCAGAACTATCGAAGCGAAGATGTACAGCGCACCTTGTGTGAGTACACCGCCTTAACCATTAGTAAAGAAGTTGAGCGCTTTCGCTATGGTCCAACACCACAATTGCTGGTTTGTGGTGGCGGGGCTCGCAACCCTCTGCTGATGCAACGATTGCAGCAGCAACTGCCTCACTGGCAGGTTTCAACGACCGATGCAAAAGGGATCAGTGGTGACTACATGGAAGCCATGGCGTTTGCTTGGTTAGCCTATCGCCACCTGCACCGCTTACCGAGTAATTTACCCGAAGTGACTGGCGCGAGCCGCTTGGCGAGTCTCGGTGTGCTCTATCCCAAAGCCTAG
- the sltY gene encoding murein transglycosylase, which translates to MTLMSLKNIGRESATKWLMAALCGVAMNVSAADVVTLEKQRVLYEQAQKLLDDKNDEAYVQVRSQLDEYALTPYLDYRFFLAQLSKKSPTEVEQFITQSRDYPFSQRIRAPYLDALYRQQAWSEVVSFQQQEPRGESYQCIYYYAQYNQGQKKLAYQGAEQLWLSGLEIADECDHLFTVWEQAGGRTDNLILQRMLLAFEQKNSKLMTYLLKLPKSSQAKKQAQEMKALFNRPESVLEFAKQHKANEFYRKQTELALEKLARKDIKRAQEQYAQVIKAQKFSSVQAQELAEYLAFRLINTESEALAQWRDAALKKSHKQNLIERRIRLALQQADWKGVQSWVAQLDDEHRNSLRWQYWLGRSEIEMGKATQGKLRLSKLVGQRNFYSVAAAKEIGQSINYPTSTLKLDSSLVEPYRRSLARIEELIALDKIAAAKSEWQYLLSRSDEQTQGMLAVYAASKRWYHLTVTASIAAQMWDNMEIRFPVAHRWWFNFYAEKHDIDPIMLMSLARQESGMDAEATSPVGARGIMQIMPATAKYTAQKYQLSYEGSDDLYQVGKNIEIGSHYLNGLLEQYDNNRIFAFAAYNAGPHRVKSWRERTGGKLDAYAFIEAIPFKETRGYVQNILMFETYYRDILGVDGAFLNQHELETKY; encoded by the coding sequence ATGACGCTAATGAGTTTAAAAAATATTGGGAGAGAGTCGGCCACAAAATGGCTGATGGCAGCGTTGTGTGGCGTGGCGATGAATGTCAGTGCAGCGGATGTGGTGACATTAGAAAAACAGCGCGTCTTGTATGAACAAGCGCAAAAACTGTTGGATGACAAAAACGATGAGGCCTATGTACAAGTGCGTTCTCAACTGGACGAGTATGCTCTTACGCCTTATCTCGATTACCGTTTTTTCTTGGCGCAGCTGTCAAAAAAATCGCCAACAGAAGTGGAGCAATTTATCACTCAAAGTCGTGATTACCCGTTTTCACAACGTATTCGCGCGCCGTATCTTGATGCTTTATATCGCCAACAAGCATGGTCTGAAGTGGTGTCATTTCAGCAGCAAGAGCCGAGAGGCGAAAGTTATCAATGTATTTATTACTACGCGCAATACAATCAAGGGCAGAAAAAACTGGCCTATCAAGGCGCAGAGCAATTATGGCTAAGCGGATTAGAAATTGCAGATGAGTGTGATCATTTGTTTACGGTTTGGGAGCAGGCGGGAGGCCGAACCGACAACCTGATTTTGCAACGTATGTTGCTTGCGTTTGAGCAGAAAAACAGCAAGTTAATGACTTATCTGCTGAAATTGCCGAAAAGTAGCCAAGCGAAAAAGCAAGCCCAAGAGATGAAAGCGCTGTTCAATCGTCCTGAGTCGGTGTTGGAGTTTGCCAAGCAGCATAAAGCCAACGAATTTTATCGTAAGCAAACCGAGCTAGCACTAGAGAAACTGGCACGTAAAGATATCAAACGTGCTCAAGAGCAGTACGCACAGGTCATCAAAGCTCAAAAGTTTTCATCGGTACAAGCTCAGGAGTTGGCCGAATATTTGGCTTTCCGTTTGATTAATACCGAATCGGAAGCGCTGGCTCAGTGGCGTGATGCAGCGCTGAAAAAATCACATAAGCAAAACCTCATTGAGCGTCGAATTCGTCTTGCTTTACAACAGGCGGATTGGAAAGGCGTGCAAAGCTGGGTTGCTCAGTTGGATGATGAACATCGAAACTCATTGCGTTGGCAATATTGGTTGGGGCGCAGTGAAATTGAAATGGGCAAAGCAACCCAAGGGAAGCTGCGACTGAGTAAACTGGTTGGCCAACGTAATTTTTATAGTGTCGCGGCAGCGAAAGAGATCGGACAGTCTATTAATTATCCTACCTCCACGTTGAAGTTGGATAGCAGCTTGGTTGAACCTTATCGTCGTTCATTAGCGCGTATCGAAGAATTGATTGCGCTAGACAAAATTGCCGCAGCGAAAAGTGAGTGGCAATACCTGCTGTCTCGCAGTGACGAACAAACTCAAGGTATGCTTGCGGTCTATGCGGCCTCTAAGCGTTGGTATCATTTGACGGTGACCGCCAGCATTGCGGCGCAAATGTGGGACAACATGGAAATTCGCTTTCCGGTGGCGCATCGCTGGTGGTTCAACTTCTATGCTGAGAAGCACGATATTGATCCTATCATGTTGATGTCACTTGCCCGTCAGGAGAGTGGTATGGATGCCGAAGCAACCTCTCCAGTGGGGGCTCGCGGTATCATGCAAATAATGCCGGCAACTGCCAAGTACACCGCTCAAAAGTATCAATTGAGCTATGAAGGTTCTGATGATTTATACCAAGTCGGTAAGAACATCGAAATTGGCAGCCACTATCTCAATGGTTTATTGGAACAGTACGATAATAATCGAATTTTTGCATTTGCCGCTTATAATGCAGGTCCACATCGAGTAAAAAGCTGGCGTGAACGTACTGGCGGGAAATTGGATGCGTACGCGTTCATTGAAGCCATTCCATTTAAAGAAACACGTGGGTATGTACAAAATATCCTGATGTTTGAAACCTATTATCGAGATATTCTCGGGGTAGATGGTGCGTTCCTAAATCAGCATGAGCTTGAGACTAAATACTGA
- the yjjX gene encoding inosine/xanthosine triphosphatase, with protein MATQKVIIASLNPAKITAVESAFTSAFPDGTFEFVGVNVPSEVADQPMSDSETHLGALNRVRNAKDRRSDGAFYVGLEAGIDGNVTFAWMVIESHTHRGESRSASLMLPPNVIAKLANANELGDVMDEVFGTENIKQKGGAISLLTQNQLTRSSVYHQALILALIPFTNPEHFPANLS; from the coding sequence ATGGCAACTCAAAAAGTCATTATTGCTTCGCTGAACCCAGCCAAAATTACCGCAGTGGAAAGCGCATTCACAAGCGCCTTTCCCGACGGTACCTTTGAGTTTGTGGGGGTGAATGTCCCTAGTGAAGTGGCCGATCAACCAATGAGCGACAGCGAAACTCACCTTGGTGCTCTTAATCGAGTAAGAAATGCTAAGGATCGCCGATCAGACGGTGCATTTTATGTTGGTTTGGAAGCGGGCATTGATGGTAACGTCACCTTCGCTTGGATGGTGATTGAATCCCACACTCATCGTGGTGAATCTCGTTCAGCCAGTTTGATGTTGCCACCGAATGTCATTGCCAAATTGGCCAATGCAAACGAGTTGGGCGATGTGATGGATGAGGTATTTGGCACTGAGAATATAAAACAAAAAGGTGGGGCCATTAGTTTATTGACGCAAAACCAGCTCACGCGTAGTTCGGTCTACCATCAAGCGTTGATCTTAGCCTTAATTCCTTTTACCAATCCTGAGCATTTCCCTGCCAACTTAAGCTAG
- a CDS encoding PilZ domain-containing protein: protein MAERRRFSRIMYQVPAIVKQEQYVLHTTIQDLSLHGLLLRTDSMHTLRNNDTVLVDFTLSDSDIDISLEADVVGFDQQTIRLKITHIDIDSISHLKRLVELNVGDDTLLHREIEHLSDLGDEAS, encoded by the coding sequence ATGGCTGAACGACGTCGATTTTCACGCATCATGTATCAAGTCCCTGCGATAGTAAAACAGGAGCAATATGTGTTGCATACTACGATTCAGGATCTCTCACTGCACGGGCTGTTGTTACGTACTGATTCAATGCATACGTTAAGGAACAACGACACTGTGTTGGTGGACTTCACACTTTCTGATAGTGATATTGATATCAGTCTCGAAGCAGATGTTGTGGGCTTTGATCAACAGACAATTAGACTTAAAATTACCCACATTGATATAGATAGTATCAGTCATTTAAAACGCTTGGTTGAACTTAATGTGGGTGATGACACGCTGCTTCATCGAGAAATAGAACATTTGTCTGATCTCGGTGACGAAGCAAGTTAG
- the ettA gene encoding energy-dependent translational throttle protein EttA encodes MAEYVYTMSRVSKIVPPKRQILKDISLSFFPGAKIGVLGLNGSGKSTLLRIMAGLDTDIDGEARPQPGLKVGYLPQEPVLDESKTVREVVEEAVADVAGALKRLDEVYAAYADPDADFDALAKEQGELEALIQAKDGHNLDNALERAADALRLPEWDQKVAHLSGGERRRVAICRLLLEKPDMLLLDEPTNHLDAESVAWLERFLVDYSGTVVAITHDRYFLDNAAGWILELDRGEGIPWQGNYTSWLEQKDARLQQEASQEKARQKTIEKELEWVRQNPKGRQAKSKARMARFEELQNTDHQKRNETNELFIPPGERLGDKVIEVKNLTKSFDGRVLIDDLSFSMPKGAIVGIIGANGAGKSTLFKMLSGVEQPDSGTIEMGETVKLASVDQFRDSMNDKNTIFQEISEGADIIKINNFELPARAYCSRFNFKGVDQQKVIGELSGGERNRVHLAKLLKAGGNVLLLDEPTNDLDVETLRALEEALLEFPGCAMVISHDRWFLDRIATHIIDYRDEGQVNFYEGNYTEYMEWLKKTLGPAAAEPHRIKYKRMTK; translated from the coding sequence ATGGCTGAATACGTATATACCATGTCGCGGGTGAGCAAAATCGTGCCACCTAAGCGTCAAATTCTTAAAGACATCTCTCTAAGCTTCTTCCCTGGTGCAAAAATCGGTGTTTTGGGCCTAAACGGTTCAGGTAAATCAACCTTATTGCGCATCATGGCAGGTCTGGACACCGATATTGATGGTGAAGCACGTCCACAACCCGGTTTGAAAGTGGGCTACCTTCCACAGGAGCCTGTTCTTGATGAAAGCAAAACTGTCCGTGAAGTGGTAGAAGAAGCGGTTGCCGATGTGGCAGGAGCATTGAAACGTCTTGATGAAGTGTACGCCGCTTATGCCGATCCTGATGCGGATTTCGATGCGCTTGCAAAAGAACAAGGCGAACTTGAAGCTCTGATTCAAGCAAAAGATGGCCATAACTTAGATAACGCGCTTGAACGTGCTGCGGATGCACTGCGTCTTCCAGAGTGGGATCAAAAAGTGGCGCACTTGTCCGGTGGTGAACGTCGCCGTGTGGCTATTTGTCGTCTACTGCTTGAAAAACCAGATATGCTGCTGCTTGACGAACCAACCAACCACTTGGATGCAGAATCTGTCGCTTGGCTTGAACGCTTCTTGGTAGATTACTCAGGCACTGTTGTGGCCATCACCCACGACCGTTACTTCCTAGACAACGCCGCAGGCTGGATTTTAGAACTTGACCGTGGTGAAGGTATTCCATGGCAAGGTAACTACACCTCATGGCTAGAGCAAAAAGATGCGCGTCTACAACAAGAAGCCTCGCAAGAAAAAGCTCGTCAAAAAACCATTGAGAAAGAACTGGAATGGGTTCGTCAAAATCCAAAAGGTCGCCAAGCCAAATCTAAAGCGCGTATGGCACGCTTTGAAGAGCTGCAAAATACCGACCACCAGAAACGTAACGAAACCAACGAGTTGTTCATCCCACCAGGTGAGCGCTTAGGTGATAAAGTCATCGAAGTGAAGAATTTGACTAAGTCATTCGACGGTCGTGTTCTGATCGACGATCTATCATTCAGCATGCCTAAGGGGGCGATCGTCGGCATCATCGGTGCCAACGGTGCGGGTAAATCAACGCTCTTCAAGATGCTAAGTGGTGTTGAGCAGCCTGACTCCGGTACTATCGAGATGGGCGAAACGGTGAAATTGGCGTCGGTTGATCAGTTCCGTGATTCAATGAATGATAAGAACACCATATTCCAAGAGATCTCTGAAGGTGCGGACATCATCAAGATCAACAACTTCGAACTTCCAGCACGAGCTTACTGCTCACGTTTTAATTTCAAAGGCGTGGATCAGCAGAAAGTGATCGGCGAACTCTCGGGTGGTGAGCGTAACCGTGTTCACTTAGCGAAGCTGCTCAAAGCCGGTGGCAACGTTCTCTTACTGGACGAACCAACCAACGACCTTGACGTTGAAACACTGCGTGCACTTGAAGAAGCGCTGCTTGAGTTCCCTGGCTGTGCCATGGTGATCTCGCACGACCGTTGGTTCCTCGACCGTATTGCGACTCACATCATTGATTACCGTGATGAAGGTCAGGTTAACTTCTACGAAGGCAACTATACTGAGTACATGGAGTGGCTGAAGAAGACTCTAGGTCCTGCGGCAGCGGAACCACACCGTATCAAATACAAGCGTATGACTAAGTAA